One genomic window of Tachypleus tridentatus isolate NWPU-2018 chromosome 12, ASM421037v1, whole genome shotgun sequence includes the following:
- the LOC143235414 gene encoding uncharacterized protein LOC143235414 (The sequence of the model RefSeq protein was modified relative to this genomic sequence to represent the inferred CDS: added 9 bases not found in genome assembly) codes for MAKPHWSIYCVYRGEENPVFQILMMTTGCRIFLVGMRIMLFLLWAELHATTGHPSRHSYQGNHIPYPSVSSLRASSGGLTYSFRTKPNQFHLGLYTDPVHSYNIPNETEGFPTSGVKTFFQDTINGLTPEESSQMANYFDVYNENTDPEEMTNNLNTYELEDARDFQVPLQNILESIVAKRGDRPSISIVSPLDVLSQRLRFEMARHWMRKSQKQIKENAELLRNLGKRDTSEPDPTFQDPQRRNKDFRVDSDDIRRFTKKLN; via the exons ATTCTAATGATGACCACTGGATGTCGAATTTTTCTAGTCGGAATGCGTATTATGCTCTTCCTGCTTTGGGCTGAGCTACACGCTACAACTGGTCATCCTTCCAGGCACAGTTATCAAGGTAACCACATTCCTTATCCGTCAGTTTCGTCTCTTCGGGCTTCTTCGGGAGGCTTGACGTACTCTTTTCGAACGAAACCAAATCAATTCCACCTTGGTCTCTACACAGATCCTGTTCACTCGTATAACATCCCTAATGAAACTGAAGGTTTTCCTACATCTGGTGTAAAAACGTTCTTCCAAGATACGATTAATGGTTTAACTCCAGAAGAATCATCTCAAATGGCTAATTATTTTGATGTCTATAATGAAAACACTGACCCTGAAGAGATGACTAACAATCTAAACACCTACGAACTAGAAGATGCCAGAGACTTCCAGGTGCCACTCCAAAATATCCTTGAATCCATCGTTGCTAAACGTGGAGATCGCCCATCTATCTCAATCGTCAGCCCTTTGGATGTACTTAGTCAACGCTTACGTTTCGAAATGGCAAGACACTGGATGAGAAAGAGTCAGAAACAGATTAAGGAAAACGCTGAATTGCTGAGAAACCTCGGAAAGAGGGACACTAGTGAACCAGATCCCACTTTTCAGGACCCCCAAAGACGAAACAAG GATTTCCGAGTTGACTCCGACGACATCCGAAGATTTACGAAGAAATTAAACTAA